In a single window of the Desulfovibrio mangrovi genome:
- a CDS encoding sensor domain-containing diguanylate cyclase, translating to MSLASDRIKLVAALCGIMLTGFILLGVVNYNVSQRYIRDELVNSSLPLLRDTIYSEIHADLMQPIHVASVMANDTFLRDWVLEGEKDSTRVIRYLQRIHEEYGFFSSFFVSTASSRYYHFENVLKDVHPDDAHDVWFYDFLASGLTMRLDVDTNEAAGNELTVFINYRVRDTASRTIGVTGVGLRMATLARLFSDYKRLHGKTVFMVDGKGTVQVHPDVSLVRGTSLASMASPEVSAGVLAAKDTPADFEFKGKDGGVYLTSRYIPEIDWYIVVQQAEFDVMASARDNFIRTVAAGAVVTLAVLLVSVMTVNRYQRRLESVTLVDSLTGLPNRRALEQRFNMQYSLLSRGGEVFSLAVLDLNDFKVINDTYGHIVGDRILQELGRLSGEILRKTDMLARWGGDEFMLLVMGGAASANNVVHRFNERLAQTPLVEVNGESLCIRMSCGLTTVLPSDSLDTAYLRADKAMYDAKREQTLECRIGD from the coding sequence ATGTCCCTTGCTTCCGACAGAATAAAGCTTGTCGCAGCTCTTTGCGGCATCATGCTTACGGGTTTCATTCTCCTTGGTGTGGTGAATTATAATGTCTCTCAGCGTTATATACGCGATGAGTTGGTTAATTCTTCCCTGCCTCTGCTGCGCGACACCATTTACTCCGAAATTCATGCTGACCTCATGCAGCCCATTCATGTCGCATCGGTCATGGCAAACGATACCTTCCTGCGTGATTGGGTGCTGGAAGGGGAAAAGGATTCGACCAGAGTCATCCGATACCTGCAGCGCATTCACGAGGAGTATGGTTTTTTTTCCTCGTTTTTTGTGTCAACGGCTTCCAGCCGGTACTATCACTTCGAGAACGTGCTCAAGGATGTACATCCAGATGATGCCCATGACGTCTGGTTCTACGACTTTCTGGCCTCCGGTCTGACGATGCGGCTGGATGTGGACACCAACGAAGCTGCCGGCAACGAGCTGACGGTGTTTATCAATTACAGGGTGCGCGATACTGCATCCCGCACTATCGGGGTGACAGGCGTGGGGCTGCGCATGGCCACCCTTGCCAGACTGTTCAGTGACTACAAGCGGCTGCATGGCAAGACCGTTTTCATGGTGGATGGCAAGGGTACCGTACAGGTGCATCCCGATGTGTCGCTTGTCAGAGGCACCTCACTTGCGAGCATGGCCTCGCCGGAAGTATCGGCGGGAGTGCTGGCAGCCAAGGATACACCGGCCGATTTCGAGTTCAAGGGAAAGGATGGCGGCGTTTACCTTACCTCGCGCTATATTCCGGAGATCGACTGGTACATTGTTGTGCAGCAGGCGGAGTTTGACGTCATGGCCTCGGCGCGGGACAATTTCATCCGCACAGTTGCGGCGGGTGCTGTGGTGACGCTGGCGGTTCTGCTGGTGAGTGTCATGACCGTGAACCGGTATCAGAGACGTTTGGAATCCGTAACGCTTGTGGATTCCCTGACCGGGCTGCCCAACCGGCGTGCCTTAGAGCAGCGATTCAACATGCAGTATTCTCTGTTGAGCAGGGGCGGGGAGGTGTTCTCTCTGGCTGTGCTGGACCTGAATGATTTCAAAGTCATTAATGATACATACGGGCATATTGTGGGCGACCGCATTTTGCAGGAACTGGGCAGGCTGTCAGGAGAAATCCTCAGGAAGACGGACATGCTCGCCCGTTGGGGCGGCGATGAGTTCATGCTGCTCGTCATGGGCGGTGCGGCCAGCGCCAATAATGTGGTGCACAGGTTTAATGAGCGGCTCGCGCAAACGCCGTTGGTGGAAGTGAACGGCGAGTCCCTCTGCATTCGGATGAGCTGCGGCCTGACAACGGTTCTGCCCTCAGACTCGTTGGATACGGCCTATCTGCGGGCTGACAAGGCCATGTATGACGCCAAGCGGGAGCAGACGCTTGAGTGCAGAATAGGGGACTAG